One Curtobacterium herbarum genomic window carries:
- a CDS encoding coiled-coil domain-containing protein, whose amino-acid sequence MRRNPALVRRPRGRHVLFAVTVLVGALVVPVVTAAPASATDYPTWQDVQRAKGNEQAKQSEVTKVQAALKSVQADAAAKSQIALDRSAAATQAEAELAQATQTATSLQSHADQAAATAKRAQTRAGRLAADLYRDGSTDQMTTRIATAGNPDALLYQLGALDQLSTTWAGVLDDASVSAKTASSLHDQAARAEDERASLAAAAEAKAATAKAAQQRADAAVASTESHSDELYKQLATLRDSTAETQRRYEVGQAVAAQAAAQAAAAQAAAQAAAAAAAAPTPSGGASSGNAYPSTDGVAVDPAAAQAYARSVLGSYGWGDDQFGCLVSLWTQESGWRANALNSSSGAYGIPQALPASKLAAAGADWRTNAQTQVNWGLAYIKSSYGTPCGAWNHEMSVNPHWY is encoded by the coding sequence ATGCGTCGGAACCCTGCCCTCGTCCGTCGTCCGCGCGGACGACACGTCCTCTTCGCCGTCACCGTGCTCGTCGGCGCGCTCGTCGTCCCGGTGGTCACCGCCGCCCCGGCGTCCGCCACCGACTACCCGACGTGGCAGGACGTGCAGCGCGCGAAGGGGAACGAGCAGGCCAAGCAGTCCGAGGTCACGAAGGTCCAGGCGGCCCTGAAGTCGGTGCAGGCGGACGCCGCTGCGAAGTCACAGATCGCCCTCGACCGTTCCGCGGCGGCGACGCAGGCCGAGGCGGAGCTGGCCCAGGCCACGCAGACCGCCACGAGCCTCCAGTCCCACGCCGACCAGGCCGCAGCGACCGCGAAGCGCGCCCAGACGCGGGCCGGACGGCTGGCCGCGGACCTGTACCGCGACGGCTCGACCGACCAGATGACGACGCGGATCGCGACGGCCGGCAACCCGGACGCCCTGCTCTACCAGCTCGGCGCACTCGACCAGCTGTCCACGACGTGGGCCGGCGTACTGGACGACGCCTCGGTGTCCGCGAAGACGGCGTCCTCGCTGCACGACCAGGCCGCCCGGGCCGAGGACGAGCGCGCCTCGCTCGCGGCCGCAGCCGAGGCGAAGGCGGCGACCGCGAAGGCGGCGCAGCAGCGTGCGGACGCGGCGGTCGCCTCGACCGAGTCGCACAGTGACGAGCTGTACAAGCAGCTCGCGACACTCCGGGACTCGACCGCCGAGACGCAGCGTCGCTACGAAGTCGGACAGGCAGTGGCCGCCCAGGCCGCGGCGCAGGCCGCAGCAGCACAGGCCGCCGCCCAGGCCGCGGCGGCAGCAGCAGCCGCACCCACCCCGTCGGGCGGGGCGTCATCGGGCAACGCCTACCCGAGCACCGACGGCGTCGCGGTCGACCCGGCCGCCGCGCAGGCCTACGCGCGGAGCGTGCTCGGCAGCTACGGCTGGGGCGACGACCAGTTCGGCTGCCTGGTGTCCCTGTGGACGCAGGAGTCCGGCTGGCGCGCGAACGCCCTGAACTCGTCGAGCGGCGCCTACGGGATCCCGCAGGCACTGCCCGCGTCGAAGCTCGCCGCCGCCGGAGCGGACTGGCGGACGAACGCGCAGACCCAGGTGAACTGGGGCCTCGCCTACATCAAGAGCAGCTACGGGACGCCGTGCGGCGCCTGGAACCACGAGATGAGCGTCAACCCGCACTGGTACTGA
- a CDS encoding histidine phosphatase family protein, giving the protein MSHYLYLVRHGEHQDAEHGLRDGKLSERGKRQAMLIADRLGGVPFDGVWHSPLEAPSETASFLQQRLPAIQPEPSTLLFDCIPSGPTPDMPHAYKGWYGGITEEEIVAGQAQMGDAVAEWFTPAMEDRHDLLITHNAVIGWFVREVFQAPEWRWMGTNVAHSSLTIIRIRSAKPAELVTLNDLAHLPVELRTGLPVPQPL; this is encoded by the coding sequence ATGTCGCACTACCTCTACCTCGTGCGCCACGGCGAACACCAGGACGCCGAACACGGCCTCCGTGACGGCAAGCTGTCGGAGCGCGGCAAGCGCCAGGCCATGCTCATCGCCGACCGTCTCGGCGGCGTGCCGTTCGACGGCGTCTGGCACTCCCCGCTCGAAGCGCCGAGCGAGACCGCGTCCTTCCTGCAGCAGCGACTGCCGGCGATCCAGCCCGAGCCCTCCACGCTGCTCTTCGACTGCATCCCCTCCGGCCCGACACCCGACATGCCGCACGCCTACAAGGGCTGGTACGGCGGGATCACGGAAGAGGAGATCGTCGCCGGTCAGGCGCAGATGGGCGACGCCGTCGCGGAGTGGTTCACCCCCGCGATGGAGGACCGCCACGACCTGCTCATCACGCACAACGCCGTCATCGGCTGGTTCGTGCGCGAGGTCTTCCAGGCACCCGAGTGGCGCTGGATGGGCACGAACGTCGCCCACAGCTCGCTGACGATCATCCGGATCCGCTCGGCGAAGCCCGCCGAGCTCGTCACGCTGAACGACCTGGCGCACCTGCCGGTCGAGCTCCGCACCGGCCTGCCGGTGCCGCAGCCGCTCTAG
- a CDS encoding VanZ family protein, whose amino-acid sequence MLRKLLLLALTGGYAWVIWRMTLTPHVFTSAENSLVLHAVAWIQHLPHGAWFTYDRTEFLANVAMFVPVGLIAALWLPRSWWFLGALIAVGLSVGIEFAQAEYLPYRVADPRDVLSNGLGGLLGATLVGFVRSLLPDRRRRRRPLRARTV is encoded by the coding sequence ATGTTGCGGAAACTCCTCCTCCTGGCCCTGACGGGCGGCTACGCCTGGGTGATCTGGCGGATGACGCTGACCCCGCACGTGTTCACCTCGGCCGAGAACTCCCTCGTGCTGCACGCCGTCGCCTGGATCCAGCACCTGCCGCACGGCGCCTGGTTCACGTACGACCGCACCGAGTTCCTGGCGAACGTCGCGATGTTCGTCCCGGTCGGACTGATCGCGGCGCTGTGGCTGCCCCGGAGCTGGTGGTTCCTCGGCGCGCTGATCGCCGTCGGGCTGTCGGTCGGGATCGAGTTCGCGCAGGCCGAGTACCTGCCGTACCGCGTCGCCGACCCTCGCGACGTGCTGTCGAACGGCCTGGGCGGCCTGCTCGGCGCGACGCTCGTCGGGTTCGTGCGGAGCCTGTTGCCCGACCGGCGTCGGCGGCGCCGGCCCCTGCGGGCACGGACCGTCTGA
- a CDS encoding GNAT family N-acetyltransferase, with protein sequence MPEDRSQVTVRTVPADAPEVDDLLDRYLDERAASFPSAQGTYTRKRTPTPELTPPDGVFVVAYAGDAAVGCGGLRRIAPDGDDVRFEVKHVFVRPEGRGRGVATAVMDVLEQAAADLGATSIVLDTNDALVAAGAMYRGRGYDRVPAFNDNPNATAWYRKPVR encoded by the coding sequence ATGCCCGAGGATCGCAGCCAGGTCACCGTCCGCACCGTGCCCGCCGACGCGCCGGAGGTCGACGACCTGCTCGACCGGTACCTCGACGAGCGGGCGGCGAGCTTCCCGAGCGCGCAGGGCACCTACACCCGGAAGCGCACACCGACACCAGAGCTCACCCCGCCGGACGGCGTCTTCGTCGTCGCGTACGCCGGCGATGCGGCCGTCGGTTGCGGTGGGCTCCGCCGCATCGCGCCCGACGGCGACGACGTGCGCTTCGAGGTGAAGCACGTCTTCGTCCGGCCCGAGGGCCGCGGTCGCGGTGTCGCGACCGCGGTGATGGACGTCCTCGAGCAGGCCGCGGCGGACCTCGGTGCGACGAGCATCGTCCTCGACACGAACGACGCGCTGGTCGCGGCCGGCGCGATGTACCGCGGTCGCGGCTACGACCGCGTGCCGGCATTCAACGACAACCCGAACGCGACCGCCTGGTACCGCAAGCCGGTCCGCTGA
- a CDS encoding polyribonucleotide nucleotidyltransferase: MEGPEIKFAEATIDNGRFGTRTVRFETGRLAQQAQGAVAAYLDEETMLLSATSAGKHPREGFDFFPLTVDVEERSYAAGKIPGSFFRREGRPSTEAILVCRLIDRPLRPSFVDGLRNEVQIVITVLSIAPDEFYDALAINAASASTQISGLPFSGPIAGVRLALIPGANGTDQWVAFPKASQLAEAVFDLTVAGRVVTDEAGNEDVAIMMVEAEATEHSWNLIQGGATKPDESVVAQGLEAAKPFLKALVEAQAKLAAQSAKEIQDFPVFPPYADEVYAAVESLALSELGDVYKIAAKTERQDADDALKSRVKAAIAEQVAAGTLPEVANSQVGAAYKSVTKKVVRGHILTEQIRMDGRGLADIRPLDAEVAVIPRVHGSAVFQRGETQILGVTTLNMLKMEQQIDSLSPITKKRYLHHYNFPPYSTGETGRVGSPKRREIGHGFLAERALVPVLPSREEFPYAIRQVSEALSSNGSTSMGSVCASTLSLLNAGVPLKAPVAGIAMGLVSDTVDGQTRYAALTDILGAEDALGDMDFKVAGTSEFVTAIQLDTKLDGIPSSVLDAALKQAKEARSAILGVLNEAIDGPDEMADTAPRVISVNIPVDKIGELIGPKGKTINGIQDTTGADISIEDDGTVYIGAVDGPSAEAARAQVNAIANPTNPEIGDQFLGTVVKIATFGAFVSLMPGRDGLLHVSEVRKLAGGKRVENVEDVLGVGQKILVEVTKVDDRGKLSLAPVVADEVDTEGRDDHGSHAEVPAEG; this comes from the coding sequence ATGGAGGGTCCCGAGATCAAGTTCGCGGAAGCGACCATCGACAACGGTCGCTTCGGCACCAGGACGGTCCGGTTCGAGACCGGTCGTCTCGCGCAGCAGGCACAGGGTGCCGTCGCCGCGTACCTCGACGAAGAGACCATGCTGCTCTCGGCCACCAGCGCCGGCAAGCACCCGCGTGAGGGCTTCGACTTCTTCCCGCTGACGGTCGACGTCGAAGAGCGTTCGTACGCCGCCGGCAAGATCCCCGGCTCGTTCTTCCGCCGCGAAGGCCGCCCCAGCACCGAGGCGATCCTCGTCTGCCGCCTGATCGACCGGCCGCTGCGCCCGTCGTTCGTCGACGGCCTCCGCAACGAGGTCCAGATCGTCATCACCGTCCTGAGCATCGCTCCGGACGAGTTCTACGACGCGCTGGCCATCAACGCCGCGTCCGCGTCGACGCAGATCTCCGGTCTGCCGTTCTCCGGCCCGATCGCCGGCGTGCGTCTCGCGCTCATCCCGGGCGCGAACGGCACCGACCAGTGGGTCGCGTTCCCGAAGGCGTCGCAGCTGGCCGAGGCCGTCTTCGACCTCACCGTCGCGGGCCGTGTCGTCACCGACGAAGCGGGCAACGAAGACGTCGCGATCATGATGGTCGAAGCCGAGGCCACCGAGCACAGCTGGAACCTCATCCAGGGCGGCGCCACCAAGCCCGACGAGTCCGTCGTCGCGCAGGGCCTCGAAGCGGCCAAGCCGTTCCTCAAGGCCCTCGTCGAGGCGCAGGCCAAGCTCGCCGCGCAGTCGGCCAAGGAGATCCAGGACTTCCCGGTCTTCCCGCCCTACGCGGACGAGGTCTACGCGGCCGTCGAGTCCCTCGCGCTCTCCGAGCTCGGTGACGTCTACAAGATCGCCGCCAAGACCGAGCGTCAGGACGCCGACGACGCGCTCAAGTCGCGCGTCAAGGCCGCCATCGCCGAGCAGGTCGCCGCGGGCACGCTGCCCGAGGTCGCGAACAGCCAGGTCGGCGCCGCCTACAAGTCGGTCACGAAGAAGGTCGTCCGCGGCCACATCCTGACCGAGCAGATCCGCATGGACGGTCGCGGCCTCGCCGACATCCGTCCGCTCGACGCCGAGGTCGCCGTGATCCCGCGCGTCCACGGTTCCGCGGTGTTCCAGCGCGGTGAGACGCAGATCCTCGGCGTCACCACGCTGAACATGCTCAAGATGGAGCAGCAGATCGACTCGCTGTCGCCCATCACGAAGAAGCGCTACCTGCACCACTACAACTTCCCGCCGTACTCGACCGGTGAGACCGGCCGCGTCGGTTCGCCGAAGCGTCGCGAGATCGGGCACGGCTTCCTCGCCGAGCGCGCCCTCGTGCCGGTGCTGCCGTCGCGCGAGGAGTTCCCGTACGCCATCCGTCAGGTCTCCGAGGCGCTCAGCTCCAACGGTTCCACCTCGATGGGTTCCGTCTGTGCCTCGACCCTGTCGCTCCTCAACGCCGGTGTGCCCCTCAAGGCGCCGGTCGCGGGTATCGCGATGGGCCTGGTCTCCGACACCGTCGACGGCCAGACCCGCTACGCGGCGCTGACCGACATCCTCGGTGCCGAGGACGCGCTCGGTGACATGGACTTCAAGGTCGCCGGTACCTCCGAGTTCGTCACGGCCATCCAGCTCGACACGAAGCTCGACGGCATCCCGTCGTCGGTGCTCGACGCCGCGCTGAAGCAGGCCAAGGAGGCCCGCTCGGCCATCCTCGGCGTGCTGAACGAGGCCATCGACGGACCCGACGAGATGGCCGACACCGCCCCGCGCGTGATCTCGGTCAACATCCCGGTCGACAAGATCGGTGAGCTGATCGGCCCCAAGGGCAAGACGATCAACGGCATCCAGGACACCACGGGCGCCGACATCTCGATCGAGGACGACGGCACGGTCTACATCGGTGCCGTCGACGGTCCGTCCGCCGAGGCCGCGCGTGCGCAGGTCAACGCGATCGCGAACCCGACGAACCCGGAGATCGGGGACCAGTTCCTCGGCACGGTCGTCAAGATCGCGACGTTCGGTGCCTTCGTGTCGCTGATGCCGGGCCGTGACGGTCTGCTCCACGTCTCCGAGGTCCGCAAGCTCGCCGGTGGCAAGCGTGTCGAGAACGTCGAGGACGTCCTGGGCGTCGGCCAGAAGATCCTGGTCGAGGTCACCAAGGTGGACGACCGCGGCAAGCTCTCGCTCGCGCCGGTCGTGGCCGACGAGGTCGACACCGAGGGTCGCGACGACCACGGCTCCCACGCCGAGGTCCCCGCCGAGGGCTGA
- a CDS encoding YbhB/YbcL family Raf kinase inhibitor-like protein encodes MTNDPNWNLPDVPTFALTSPEFTDGGTLPQEARGSDAGGADRSPELTWSGAPEGTQSFVLTVYDPDAPTGSGFWHWSLSDIPASATSLPQGAGTDDALLPAGATRRRNEFGTDTFLGAAPPAGHGPHRYVFTLSALDVPTLEVPVEATPAVVGFMFREHLLGRAQLVGIQETPAS; translated from the coding sequence ATGACCAACGACCCCAACTGGAACCTGCCGGACGTCCCCACCTTCGCGCTCACCAGCCCCGAGTTCACCGACGGCGGCACGCTGCCGCAGGAGGCCCGTGGCAGCGACGCCGGCGGTGCCGACCGCTCCCCCGAACTGACCTGGTCCGGCGCTCCCGAGGGCACGCAGAGCTTCGTCCTCACCGTCTACGACCCCGACGCCCCCACCGGCTCCGGCTTCTGGCACTGGAGCCTGTCGGACATCCCCGCCTCGGCCACCTCGCTGCCCCAGGGTGCCGGCACGGACGACGCGCTGCTGCCCGCCGGTGCCACGCGTCGCCGCAACGAGTTCGGCACCGACACCTTCCTCGGTGCCGCTCCGCCCGCCGGCCACGGCCCGCACCGCTACGTCTTCACGCTGAGCGCGCTCGACGTCCCGACACTCGAGGTCCCGGTCGAGGCGACCCCGGCCGTCGTCGGGTTCATGTTCCGCGAGCACCTGCTCGGTCGCGCGCAGCTCGTCGGCATCCAGGAGACCCCCGCCTCCTGA
- a CDS encoding TetR/AcrR family transcriptional regulator, whose translation MTVDSPQPTVQRLQGQRLQGPVPSTQNLPSPDGSSVPPAPRSGGAKVRILETALRLFYEEGIRGVGVDRLISEASVTKATFYKHYGSKDNLILAYMHEQHARVQARMDSIVAGADAPETAVRAWVDALAAEVNQAEFRGCAFLNAAAEYHDPRDPVRQVVAMHRDWYTERLGDLLQDSGHPLPGDGADELMLARDGAMSGAYAGDAIAATAALGRVAERVLAA comes from the coding sequence GTGACGGTCGATTCCCCCCAACCGACCGTCCAGCGTCTCCAGGGTCAGCGGCTGCAAGGACCCGTCCCGAGCACCCAGAACCTTCCGTCGCCGGACGGGTCGAGCGTCCCCCCGGCTCCCCGCTCCGGCGGCGCGAAGGTCCGCATCCTCGAGACGGCCCTCCGGCTGTTCTACGAAGAGGGCATCCGCGGCGTCGGCGTCGACCGCCTCATCTCCGAGGCGAGTGTCACGAAGGCGACGTTCTACAAGCACTACGGCTCGAAGGACAACCTGATCCTCGCCTACATGCACGAGCAGCACGCCCGCGTACAGGCCCGCATGGACAGCATCGTCGCCGGAGCGGACGCCCCGGAGACAGCGGTCCGCGCCTGGGTCGACGCCCTCGCGGCCGAGGTGAACCAGGCCGAGTTCCGCGGCTGCGCGTTCCTCAACGCCGCGGCCGAGTACCACGACCCGCGCGACCCGGTCCGGCAGGTCGTCGCGATGCACCGCGACTGGTACACCGAACGCCTCGGTGACCTGCTGCAGGACTCCGGTCACCCGCTGCCCGGCGACGGCGCCGACGAGCTCATGCTCGCGCGCGACGGTGCGATGAGCGGTGCCTACGCCGGCGACGCCATCGCCGCGACCGCAGCACTCGGTCGCGTGGCCGAGCGCGTGCTCGCCGCCTGA
- a CDS encoding CE1759 family FMN reductase codes for MTTIAVVSAGLSEPSSTRLLADRLGAATLEALSAEGTAGGPVELRNVDLRPLAHEITDAMLTRFAAPALAAATATVVEADAVVFVTPVFTAGMSGLAKSFLDVLDKDALTDMPVLLGATGGTARHSLALEHGIRPVFAYLRAAVVPTGVFAATDDWGSDDAGTLDARIRRAGADLAWMMRASRRQPQQADALPEVVDFASLLGGVQR; via the coding sequence ATGACCACCATCGCCGTCGTCTCCGCCGGTCTCTCCGAGCCCAGCTCGACCCGCCTGCTCGCCGACCGGCTCGGCGCCGCGACCCTCGAGGCCCTGTCGGCCGAGGGCACCGCAGGCGGCCCGGTCGAGCTCCGAAACGTCGACCTCCGCCCGCTGGCGCACGAGATCACCGACGCCATGCTCACCCGATTCGCCGCCCCGGCCCTCGCTGCTGCCACGGCGACGGTCGTCGAGGCGGACGCCGTGGTGTTCGTCACCCCGGTCTTCACCGCCGGCATGAGCGGCCTGGCGAAGTCGTTCCTCGACGTCCTCGACAAGGACGCCCTCACCGACATGCCCGTGCTGCTCGGTGCCACCGGCGGTACCGCGCGTCACTCGCTCGCCCTCGAGCACGGCATCCGTCCGGTCTTCGCGTACCTGCGCGCGGCGGTCGTCCCCACCGGGGTCTTCGCGGCGACCGACGACTGGGGGAGTGACGACGCGGGCACGCTCGACGCACGCATCCGCCGGGCCGGAGCCGACCTGGCGTGGATGATGCGGGCCTCCCGTCGGCAGCCGCAGCAGGCGGACGCCCTGCCGGAGGTCGTGGACTTCGCGTCCCTCCTCGGCGGGGTGCAGCGCTAG
- a CDS encoding glycoside hydrolase family 6 protein: MPRPQRTSSPRQWVWIGIVGALLVAVVVAVSVVLPHAGERPVAHRRTVAEAFPGGIARQPSTANQPRRHETTAREAGRASTADRLAVIADQPIATWLTSASVPETVATVRSVLASAREQRKTPVFVLYAIPHRDCGHWSRGGTTEDGYLPWVHAVVRALAGSHAVVLVEPDSIAQIAVCERLRDTRLPLLRKAVTALTGHGLTVYLDGGNENRVAVRTMADWLRQAGVDRVQGFATNVSNFYRVDQERAYADELADAIGGDPHFVIDVSRNGRGWLGDWCNPEGAGLGQLPHVTRGTSRLDALLWVKTPGLSDGSCNGGPAAGQWWESYALALVENRKRD, from the coding sequence ATGCCGAGACCGCAACGGACCTCGTCTCCACGCCAGTGGGTGTGGATCGGGATCGTCGGCGCACTCCTCGTGGCCGTCGTCGTGGCGGTGAGCGTGGTGCTGCCGCACGCCGGTGAGCGACCGGTCGCCCATCGCCGGACCGTCGCCGAGGCCTTCCCCGGCGGCATCGCCCGCCAGCCGTCGACGGCGAACCAACCACGCCGGCACGAGACGACCGCGCGGGAGGCGGGTCGGGCCTCCACCGCGGACCGTCTCGCCGTGATCGCCGACCAGCCGATCGCCACCTGGCTGACCAGCGCCTCCGTGCCGGAGACGGTCGCGACCGTGCGGAGCGTCCTGGCGTCCGCACGCGAGCAGCGGAAGACCCCGGTCTTCGTGCTCTACGCCATCCCCCACCGCGACTGCGGCCACTGGTCGCGCGGCGGCACCACCGAGGACGGCTACCTGCCGTGGGTGCACGCCGTCGTCCGGGCGCTCGCCGGCTCGCACGCGGTGGTCCTGGTCGAGCCGGACTCGATCGCGCAGATCGCCGTGTGCGAACGCCTGCGGGACACGCGGCTGCCGCTCCTCCGCAAGGCCGTGACCGCGCTCACCGGGCACGGACTGACCGTGTACCTGGACGGTGGCAACGAGAACCGGGTAGCGGTCCGGACGATGGCCGACTGGCTGCGGCAAGCGGGCGTCGACCGGGTGCAGGGCTTCGCCACGAACGTGTCGAACTTCTACCGCGTCGACCAGGAGCGCGCCTACGCCGACGAGCTGGCCGACGCGATCGGCGGGGATCCGCACTTCGTCATCGACGTCTCGCGGAACGGACGGGGCTGGCTCGGCGACTGGTGCAACCCCGAGGGTGCCGGGCTCGGACAGCTCCCCCACGTCACCCGCGGCACGAGTCGGCTCGACGCGCTGCTCTGGGTGAAGACGCCCGGCCTGAGCGACGGCAGCTGCAACGGCGGGCCGGCGGCCGGACAGTGGTGGGAGTCGTACGCACTCGCCCTCGTCGAGAACCGCAAGCGCGACTGA
- the rpsO gene encoding 30S ribosomal protein S15 has translation MALDAKIKQEIIEEYATHPGDTGSPEVQVAVLTRRINDLNEHLKEHKHDHHSRRGLLLMVGQRRRLLGYLSDVDIARYRTLIERLGLRR, from the coding sequence ATGGCACTTGACGCGAAGATCAAGCAGGAGATCATCGAAGAGTACGCGACCCACCCGGGCGACACCGGATCCCCCGAGGTCCAGGTCGCCGTTCTGACGCGTCGTATCAACGACCTGAACGAGCACCTCAAGGAGCACAAGCACGACCACCACTCGCGTCGTGGTCTGCTCCTCATGGTCGGTCAGCGCCGCCGTCTCCTCGGGTACCTCTCCGACGTCGACATCGCCCGCTACCGCACGCTCATCGAGCGTCTCGGCCTGCGCCGCTAG
- a CDS encoding M16 family metallopeptidase — translation MNRPVPLPLEAPETSFVTSGGALVRRTVLASGVRVLTEAVPSVHSTSIGYWVGVGSRDERAGQYGSTHFLEHLLFKGTAERSALDIAVAFDSVGGEHNAATAKEYTCYYARVRDTDVPMAVGVIGDMVTNSTLDTSAFDIERGVILEELAMAADDPADVAGEAFFAATFDGHALGRPIGGTPESIREVHRDEVMAHYAEHYEPNGIVVTAAGAVDHDHFCALVQAVFADAADADPLARRQARPAADPVESSVSVVHRPTEQVSMLRGSQGLDLRDDRRPVLSVLNAVLGGGMSSRLFQEVRERRGLAYAVSSFAPAYLDNGAFGVYAGCAPDNVAGVIDIIDGEFRRMADDGITDGELRRAKGQIEGALTLSLEDSDARMTRLGRAELGTGEFTDLATALERVDRVTAADVLELSRDLLTRPTVTAVVGDVHRERLAAALGIDG, via the coding sequence ATGAACCGCCCAGTGCCGCTGCCGCTCGAGGCTCCGGAAACGTCCTTCGTGACGTCCGGTGGAGCCCTCGTCCGACGCACCGTTCTCGCCTCGGGCGTCCGTGTGCTCACCGAAGCCGTCCCCTCCGTCCACTCCACGAGCATCGGCTACTGGGTCGGCGTCGGGTCCCGCGACGAACGGGCCGGGCAGTACGGGTCGACGCACTTCCTCGAGCACCTCCTCTTCAAGGGCACGGCCGAGCGCAGCGCGCTGGACATCGCCGTCGCGTTCGACTCCGTCGGTGGCGAGCACAACGCCGCGACCGCCAAGGAGTACACCTGCTACTACGCCCGGGTCCGGGACACCGACGTCCCGATGGCCGTGGGCGTCATCGGCGACATGGTGACGAACTCGACGCTCGACACCTCGGCCTTCGACATCGAGCGCGGCGTCATCCTCGAGGAACTCGCGATGGCCGCGGACGACCCGGCCGACGTCGCGGGTGAGGCGTTCTTCGCCGCCACGTTCGACGGGCACGCCCTCGGCCGCCCGATCGGCGGCACCCCGGAGAGCATCCGCGAGGTCCACCGCGACGAGGTGATGGCCCACTACGCCGAGCACTACGAGCCGAACGGCATCGTCGTGACCGCTGCCGGTGCGGTCGACCACGACCACTTCTGCGCCCTGGTGCAGGCCGTCTTCGCCGACGCGGCCGATGCCGACCCGCTCGCACGCCGCCAGGCCCGTCCCGCCGCCGACCCCGTCGAGTCGTCGGTCAGCGTCGTGCACCGACCGACCGAACAGGTCAGCATGCTCCGCGGCTCGCAGGGGCTGGACCTCCGCGATGACCGCCGGCCCGTGCTCAGCGTGCTCAACGCCGTGCTCGGCGGCGGCATGAGCTCCCGCCTCTTCCAAGAGGTCCGCGAGCGCCGCGGCCTGGCGTACGCGGTGTCGTCCTTCGCTCCGGCCTACCTCGACAACGGCGCCTTCGGGGTCTACGCCGGGTGCGCACCGGACAACGTCGCCGGCGTCATCGACATCATCGACGGCGAGTTCCGCCGGATGGCCGACGACGGCATCACGGACGGGGAGCTCCGGCGCGCCAAGGGCCAGATCGAGGGTGCCCTGACGCTCTCGCTCGAGGACTCCGACGCCCGGATGACCCGCCTCGGCCGCGCCGAGCTCGGCACAGGCGAGTTCACCGACCTCGCCACCGCACTCGAGCGCGTCGACCGCGTGACCGCCGCCGACGTGCTCGAGCTGTCCCGCGACCTGCTGACCCGACCGACCGTGACCGCGGTCGTCGGGGACGTCCACCGCGAGCGTCTGGCAGCGGCGCTCGGGATCGACGGTTGA
- a CDS encoding 4-hydroxy-tetrahydrodipicolinate reductase encodes MVTPVAVVGASGRLGALVAAVVEELPDFDLVARLSSRDRAHEADGSVFAGARIVVDVTVPALSPAIVENALATGANVLVGTSGWSGERLGTLRASLEPRPEQGAFVVPNFSIGSVLGTHLATIAAPWFPSVEIVESHHAGKIDSPSGTAVRTAELIADARRDVGPVDAPHVDQRARGQQVASVPIHSLRLPGVKAVQDVVLSGPGETLTIRHDTGDDAAYLPGIRAALQAVGSMRGLTVGLGSVLGIG; translated from the coding sequence ATGGTCACTCCCGTCGCCGTCGTCGGCGCCTCCGGTCGGCTCGGTGCCCTCGTGGCGGCCGTCGTCGAGGAACTGCCCGACTTCGACCTGGTCGCCCGGCTGTCGTCACGGGACCGCGCGCACGAGGCCGACGGCTCGGTCTTCGCCGGCGCACGGATCGTCGTCGACGTCACGGTGCCGGCACTCAGCCCTGCGATCGTCGAGAACGCCCTGGCGACCGGAGCGAACGTCCTGGTCGGGACGTCCGGCTGGTCGGGGGAGCGGCTCGGCACGCTCCGCGCCTCGTTGGAGCCACGGCCGGAGCAGGGCGCCTTCGTCGTCCCGAACTTCTCGATCGGCTCCGTCCTCGGCACGCACCTGGCCACGATCGCGGCGCCGTGGTTCCCCTCGGTCGAGATCGTCGAGAGCCACCACGCCGGCAAGATCGACTCACCGTCCGGCACCGCGGTCCGCACCGCCGAGTTGATCGCCGACGCCCGTCGTGACGTCGGACCGGTCGACGCGCCGCACGTGGACCAGCGTGCCCGTGGGCAGCAGGTCGCGAGCGTGCCGATCCACTCGCTGCGGCTGCCCGGCGTGAAGGCCGTGCAGGACGTCGTGCTGAGCGGCCCGGGCGAGACGCTGACGATCCGCCACGACACCGGCGACGACGCCGCGTACCTGCCCGGCATCCGGGCGGCGCTGCAGGCCGTCGGGTCGATGCGCGGGCTGACGGTCGGGCTCGGCTCCGTGCTCGGCATCGGCTAG